A genome region from Sphaerisporangium krabiense includes the following:
- a CDS encoding S8 family serine peptidase, translating to MKRITAAVALAALTALGVPATPSAAGTAAARPAPSRALGTVTLITGDRVSVSETPGAPRGYQVTPGPGRTVSFSIEKVAGHTYVLPSDAAPLIGEGLVDERLFDVTQLLEWGYDDAHRASIPIMTKGGAAPKAAAAGRTLRSVGLRAAEVPKAQAAAVWRQLRPAAGARTLASGVAKLWLDGGVSPALDKSVPQIGAPEAWKKGLTGKGVTVAVLDTGYDPDHPDLKGVVSQTANFTDEPDMRDLVDHGTHVASTVAGSGAASGGRYKGVAPDAKIAVGKVLGAGGDNQVSDVIAGMEWAATEIKAPVVNMSLSVPDTRGLDPLEEAVNTLSEQTGTLFVVAAGNLRKAGEPVRSPGSADAALTVGAVDRNDVLAPFSCRGPRIIDQAVKPDITAPGMGIVAARSGAGGPGDPYVAMSGTSMAAPHVAGAAAILAQQHPGWNGERLKAALIATARPGAGMTPYEQGAGRVDVARAVTQSVTNDTGNLWTYLAWPHNDEDVTKEVTYTNASQEPVELALTEDGPYTLSAGHLTVPAGGDASVTLTLDSGLRPGVYTGTLTATAGELTVRTLAGAYIEPESYDLTVRAVGRDGGPVQEVDAALFNLKTGERSSLRFVDGVAEVRLGPGEWNLNAQLSEKGVSTFTDRAFTIGPAAVRLTLDARLGRRISLTVDDPAAEPTGQLAINLGNTGGNGYVREYLVPQGEAAYTLPSSRPGLEYLAYQVLTGGGAAPIRYDLVDRRTGQIPADPARRFAKADLAKVSMTFRAQNADATAQFARWFVLRGTDEELRSAPTTVTMPSTVDNYLTPGQDLLWSGRLTQGGYSLVDLQQRPVRAGQSAELWNAAVTGPSAPRVTRTGDELAYTPEGLFTDGGIGHTGWDSNVTGTVSLAKDGEVLERIELEDCFVADWCRLAARVPAGEGDYTVNVSARRDVPYAALATAIDASWTFTSAHTDDSTPLAVPSVRFAPEGLDAYNRARPGTVTEIPITADGGELDTPVVEASFDDGATWRTLQVRRNGEGWTTSVTNPATPGPVTLRATATGPGGVQVKQTIIRAYAVQN from the coding sequence ATGAAACGAATAACCGCAGCGGTCGCCCTCGCGGCTCTGACCGCGCTGGGCGTGCCGGCGACGCCCTCGGCCGCCGGCACGGCCGCGGCACGACCCGCCCCCTCACGGGCGCTCGGCACCGTCACGCTCATCACCGGGGACCGGGTGAGCGTGTCGGAGACGCCGGGCGCCCCGCGGGGATACCAGGTGACGCCGGGCCCCGGGCGCACGGTCTCCTTCTCGATCGAGAAGGTCGCCGGGCACACCTACGTGCTGCCCTCCGACGCGGCGCCGCTGATCGGCGAAGGCCTGGTGGACGAGCGCCTGTTCGACGTGACGCAGTTGCTGGAGTGGGGCTACGACGACGCCCACCGCGCCAGCATCCCCATCATGACCAAGGGCGGCGCGGCCCCCAAGGCCGCCGCCGCCGGGCGCACGCTGCGCTCCGTCGGCCTGAGGGCCGCCGAGGTGCCCAAGGCGCAGGCCGCCGCGGTCTGGCGGCAGCTACGCCCCGCCGCGGGCGCCAGGACGCTCGCGTCCGGCGTGGCCAAGCTGTGGCTGGACGGCGGGGTCTCCCCGGCCCTGGACAAGAGCGTCCCGCAGATCGGCGCCCCCGAGGCGTGGAAGAAGGGTCTCACGGGCAAGGGCGTCACGGTGGCCGTCCTTGACACCGGTTACGACCCCGACCACCCCGACCTCAAGGGCGTCGTCTCGCAGACCGCCAACTTCACCGACGAGCCCGACATGCGGGACCTGGTCGACCACGGCACCCATGTGGCCTCCACCGTCGCGGGCTCGGGCGCGGCCTCCGGCGGCAGGTACAAGGGCGTCGCCCCCGACGCCAAGATCGCCGTCGGCAAGGTCCTGGGGGCCGGCGGTGACAACCAGGTGTCCGATGTGATCGCCGGCATGGAGTGGGCGGCCACCGAGATCAAGGCGCCGGTGGTCAACATGAGCCTCAGCGTGCCGGACACCCGCGGGCTGGACCCGCTCGAAGAGGCGGTGAACACCCTCAGCGAGCAGACGGGAACCCTGTTCGTCGTCGCGGCCGGCAACCTGAGGAAAGCCGGGGAGCCCGTCCGCAGTCCCGGCAGCGCCGATGCCGCGCTGACGGTGGGGGCGGTGGACCGGAACGACGTCCTGGCCCCGTTCTCCTGCCGGGGCCCGCGCATCATCGACCAAGCCGTCAAACCGGACATCACCGCACCGGGCATGGGAATCGTCGCGGCACGCAGCGGCGCCGGCGGCCCCGGCGACCCGTACGTGGCCATGAGCGGCACCTCGATGGCGGCCCCGCACGTGGCCGGCGCCGCCGCCATTCTCGCCCAGCAGCACCCCGGCTGGAACGGCGAACGCCTCAAGGCCGCGCTCATCGCCACGGCCAGGCCGGGCGCCGGCATGACCCCCTACGAGCAAGGCGCCGGCCGGGTCGACGTGGCCCGCGCGGTCACGCAGAGCGTGACGAACGACACCGGCAACCTCTGGACCTACCTCGCCTGGCCCCACAACGACGAGGACGTCACCAAGGAGGTCACCTACACCAACGCCTCCCAGGAGCCGGTGGAGCTCGCGCTGACCGAAGACGGTCCCTACACGCTGTCCGCCGGCCACCTCACCGTCCCGGCGGGCGGCGACGCCTCGGTGACCCTCACCCTGGACTCCGGCCTGCGACCGGGCGTCTACACCGGTACGCTCACCGCCACCGCGGGCGAGCTCACCGTACGCACCCTGGCCGGCGCCTATATCGAACCCGAGTCCTACGACCTGACGGTCAGGGCCGTCGGCAGGGACGGCGGTCCTGTTCAGGAGGTCGACGCGGCGCTGTTCAACCTCAAGACCGGTGAACGCTCCAGCCTGCGGTTCGTCGACGGCGTCGCGGAGGTCCGTCTGGGGCCCGGCGAGTGGAACCTCAACGCGCAACTGTCGGAGAAGGGCGTAAGCACGTTCACCGACCGCGCGTTCACGATCGGCCCCGCGGCCGTGAGGTTGACGCTCGACGCCCGCCTGGGCCGGCGGATCAGCCTCACGGTGGACGACCCCGCGGCCGAACCCACCGGCCAGCTCGCGATCAATCTGGGCAACACCGGGGGCAACGGGTACGTGCGCGAATACCTCGTCCCCCAGGGGGAGGCCGCGTACACGCTGCCCTCCAGCCGGCCGGGCCTGGAATACCTGGCATACCAGGTGCTGACGGGGGGTGGCGCGGCACCGATCCGGTACGACCTGGTCGACCGCCGCACCGGCCAGATCCCCGCCGACCCGGCCAGGCGATTCGCGAAGGCCGACCTCGCCAAGGTCAGCATGACCTTCCGCGCCCAGAACGCGGACGCCACGGCGCAGTTCGCCAGGTGGTTCGTCCTTCGCGGCACGGACGAGGAACTGCGCAGTGCCCCCACCACCGTCACGATGCCGAGCACGGTCGACAACTACCTGACGCCGGGACAGGACCTGCTCTGGTCCGGCCGGCTCACGCAGGGTGGGTACTCCCTCGTCGACCTTCAGCAGCGGCCCGTGCGGGCCGGGCAGTCCGCCGAGCTGTGGAACGCGGCGGTGACCGGCCCCTCCGCGCCACGCGTGACGCGGACCGGCGACGAACTGGCCTACACGCCGGAGGGGCTGTTCACCGACGGCGGCATCGGCCACACCGGCTGGGACAGCAACGTCACCGGCACGGTGTCCCTGGCCAAGGACGGCGAGGTCCTGGAGCGGATCGAGCTGGAAGACTGCTTCGTCGCCGACTGGTGCCGCCTCGCCGCGCGGGTCCCCGCCGGCGAGGGCGACTACACCGTGAACGTCTCCGCCCGCCGTGACGTCCCCTACGCCGCGCTGGCCACCGCGATCGACGCCTCCTGGACGTTCACCTCGGCCCACACCGACGACAGCACGCCACTCGCGGTGCCGTCGGTGCGATTCGCCCCCGAGGGGCTGGACGCCTACAACCGGGCCAGGCCCGGCACGGTGACCGAGATCCCGATCACCGCCGACGGCGGCGAGCTGGACACCCCCGTCGTCGAAGCCTCCTTCGACGACGGCGCCACCTGGCGGACGCTGCAGGTCCGCCGGAACGGCGAGGGCTGGACCACCTCGGTGACCAACCCCGCCACCCCCGGCCCCGTCACCCTGCGCGCCACCGCCACCGGCCCCGGCGGTGTCCAGGTGAAGCAGACGATCATTCGGGCGTACGCCGTCCAGAACTGA
- a CDS encoding S8 family serine peptidase, protein MTHKATTLALAAVTALGVMAVPSARATATAQPGALPGAPTATVTLVTGDRVTMSATPGGRHAYQIRPGAGRDVSFSVRTFAGHTYVTPSDAAPLVGRGLVDRRLFDVTQLLEWGYDDAHRADIPIMTQGGAAPKAATAGRALAGMGLSAARVPKAGAAGVWRDLRPGAAAKTLAAGVTKLWLDGRLSFTLDKSVPQIGAPEAWKKGLTGKGVTVAVLDSGYDARHPDLRGVVTQAVNFSDEPDTKDLVGHGTHVASIVAGSGRASGGKYKGVAPGAKIAFGKVGGLYGVEESDLIAGMEWAATTVKAPVVNISIGGSDTRGLDPVEQAVNTLSERTGTLFVIAAGNSGKAKSINSPGSAEAALTVGAVDHADALAYFSSQGPRMDDGAAKPDITAPGSGIVAAGAKGTTTGRYVSKSGTSMATPHVVGAAAILSQQHPDWKGARLKAALMASAKPGAGLTPYQEGTGRVDVARALTQTVVAETPNVWTFIPWPGGGAEPVTKEITYANTSDAPVDLALAEDGPYTLAADRLTVPARGTASVRLTLDAGLETGGHPGVVTATAGETTVRSLAGAFVEPESYDLKMTATGRDGKPLDGVAALLYDVKTGEMEEVPFSGGAGATRLPRGDWNLIADLFEPGAYTFTHQRVRIDKADVDLALDTRQAAPVRFAVDDPEARPTGAFQLSLRLTDGDSLFESTTAQGRDPGRGLYALPSRQAGLEYLLRAVWESGGSDGSDGSGTARYDLADYRADGIPADPGGRFRRAELAQVTTDLRAQGVSASAQFDRTPGLPRYGAFVLGVGSSDVKVPGTLTDYVTPGLGLSWYAMFTHEDGAYVLLDGEGRPAPPGHSSEVWNTAVAGPAAPPVLRFRDEIAYIVDGLFTDGGQGRPGWDGNVTGSATLAKGRTVLQRADLKICDHAGQCVLLVPVPAGPETYTLNVSARRKAPYAALSTAVQSTWTFRSAHTTVGERIAVPSITYAPEGLDAYNRALPGSVTTIPITAKGGEISTPKVEASFDDGRTWRALPVRQDGKGWVTTVTNPRSRGFVSLRASAGGPDGLQVSQTITRAYAVHR, encoded by the coding sequence ATGACGCACAAAGCCACAACACTCGCCCTCGCGGCCGTGACCGCGCTGGGGGTGATGGCGGTGCCGTCGGCCCGCGCGACGGCCACGGCACAGCCCGGCGCCTTACCGGGCGCCCCGACCGCCACCGTCACGCTCGTCACGGGCGACCGTGTGACGATGTCGGCGACACCCGGAGGCCGGCACGCCTACCAGATCAGGCCGGGCGCCGGGCGTGACGTCTCCTTCTCCGTCCGGACGTTCGCGGGCCACACGTACGTGACCCCGTCGGACGCGGCCCCGCTCGTCGGCAGGGGCCTGGTCGACCGGCGCCTGTTCGACGTCACGCAGTTGCTGGAGTGGGGCTACGACGACGCCCACCGGGCCGACATCCCGATCATGACCCAGGGCGGCGCCGCGCCCAAGGCCGCGACGGCCGGGCGCGCCCTGGCCGGCATGGGCCTGTCCGCGGCACGGGTGCCGAAGGCCGGCGCCGCCGGCGTGTGGCGGGACCTGCGCCCCGGCGCCGCCGCCAAGACGCTCGCGGCCGGGGTCACCAAGCTCTGGCTGGACGGCAGGCTCTCCTTCACGCTCGACAAGAGCGTCCCGCAGATCGGCGCCCCCGAGGCCTGGAAGAAGGGCCTGACCGGCAAGGGCGTGACGGTGGCCGTCCTCGACTCCGGCTACGACGCCCGCCACCCGGACCTGCGAGGGGTCGTCACTCAGGCGGTCAACTTCTCCGACGAGCCCGACACGAAGGACCTGGTCGGCCACGGGACTCACGTGGCCTCCATCGTCGCGGGCTCGGGCCGGGCCTCGGGCGGCAAGTACAAGGGCGTCGCCCCGGGGGCCAAGATCGCCTTCGGCAAGGTCGGCGGGCTCTACGGGGTCGAGGAGTCCGACCTGATCGCCGGGATGGAGTGGGCCGCGACGACGGTCAAGGCCCCCGTGGTCAACATCAGCATCGGCGGGTCGGACACCCGCGGCCTCGACCCGGTCGAGCAGGCGGTGAACACCCTCAGCGAGCGGACCGGCACGCTGTTCGTCATCGCGGCCGGCAACTCCGGCAAGGCCAAGTCCATCAACAGCCCCGGCAGCGCCGAGGCCGCGCTGACGGTCGGCGCGGTCGACCACGCCGACGCCCTGGCCTACTTCTCCAGCCAGGGCCCGCGCATGGACGACGGCGCGGCCAAGCCGGACATCACCGCCCCCGGCTCCGGCATCGTCGCCGCCGGGGCCAAGGGCACCACGACCGGCCGCTACGTCTCCAAGAGCGGCACCTCGATGGCCACCCCGCACGTCGTGGGCGCGGCCGCGATCCTGTCCCAGCAGCACCCGGACTGGAAGGGGGCCCGGCTCAAGGCCGCGCTCATGGCGTCGGCCAAGCCGGGCGCGGGGCTGACGCCGTACCAGGAGGGCACCGGGCGGGTCGACGTGGCGCGCGCGCTCACCCAGACCGTGGTGGCCGAGACGCCGAACGTCTGGACCTTCATCCCATGGCCCGGCGGCGGCGCCGAGCCCGTCACCAAGGAGATCACCTACGCCAACACCTCTGACGCGCCGGTGGACCTCGCCCTGGCAGAGGACGGTCCGTACACCCTGGCCGCCGACCGTCTCACCGTCCCCGCGCGCGGCACGGCGTCGGTGCGCCTCACCCTGGACGCGGGCCTGGAGACGGGCGGCCACCCGGGCGTCGTCACCGCGACCGCGGGCGAGACGACCGTGCGCAGCCTGGCCGGCGCCTTCGTCGAACCGGAGTCCTACGACCTGAAGATGACGGCGACCGGCAGGGACGGCAAGCCCCTCGACGGCGTCGCCGCGCTCCTCTACGACGTCAAGACCGGCGAGATGGAGGAGGTGCCGTTCTCCGGCGGGGCCGGTGCGACGCGGCTGCCGCGCGGCGACTGGAACCTGATCGCCGACCTGTTCGAGCCCGGCGCGTACACCTTCACCCACCAGCGGGTGAGGATCGACAAGGCGGACGTCGATCTCGCGCTGGACACGCGCCAGGCCGCTCCGGTCCGCTTCGCCGTGGACGACCCGGAGGCCAGGCCCACGGGGGCGTTCCAGCTCAGCCTGCGCCTGACCGACGGCGACTCGTTGTTCGAGAGCACCACCGCGCAGGGCCGCGACCCCGGGCGCGGGCTGTACGCCCTGCCCTCCCGCCAGGCCGGCCTCGAGTACCTGCTGCGCGCGGTGTGGGAGAGCGGCGGGAGCGACGGGAGCGACGGGAGCGGCACGGCACGGTACGACCTGGCCGACTACCGGGCCGACGGCATCCCCGCCGACCCGGGCGGCCGATTCAGGAGGGCCGAGCTCGCCCAGGTCACCACGGACCTGCGGGCGCAGGGCGTGTCCGCCTCCGCCCAGTTCGACCGCACGCCGGGCCTGCCCCGCTACGGGGCCTTCGTGCTCGGCGTCGGCTCGTCCGACGTCAAGGTCCCCGGCACGCTGACCGACTACGTCACCCCCGGGCTCGGCCTGTCGTGGTACGCGATGTTCACGCACGAGGACGGGGCCTACGTCCTGCTCGACGGCGAAGGCCGCCCGGCGCCGCCCGGTCACTCGTCCGAGGTGTGGAACACGGCCGTCGCCGGCCCCGCGGCGCCTCCCGTGCTGCGGTTCAGGGACGAGATCGCCTACATCGTGGACGGGCTGTTCACCGACGGCGGGCAGGGCCGTCCCGGCTGGGACGGGAACGTCACGGGGTCGGCCACCCTCGCCAAGGGCCGCACGGTGCTGCAGCGGGCCGACCTGAAGATCTGCGACCACGCCGGCCAGTGCGTCCTGCTGGTGCCGGTCCCGGCCGGCCCGGAGACCTACACGCTGAACGTGTCGGCCCGCCGCAAGGCGCCCTACGCCGCGCTGTCCACCGCCGTCCAATCGACCTGGACGTTCAGGTCGGCGCACACGACGGTGGGAGAGCGGATCGCGGTGCCCTCCATCACCTACGCCCCCGAAGGGCTGGACGCCTACAACCGCGCCCTGCCCGGCTCGGTGACCACGATCCCGATCACCGCCAAGGGCGGCGAGATCTCCACCCCGAAGGTCGAGGCGTCCTTCGACGACGGCAGGACCTGGCGGGCGCTACCGGTGCGCCAGGACGGCAAGGGATGGGTCACCACGGTGACCAACCCCCGCTCGCGCGGCTTCGTGTCGCTGCGCGCCTCGGCGGGCGGCCCGGACGGCCTCCAGGTGAGTCAGACGATCACGCGGGCGTACGCCGTCCACCGATGA
- a CDS encoding S8 family serine peptidase, translating to MKRKAATIALAATTVLGVMAVPSAAATAAAAARPGPARGLGSVTLITGDRVTVSGAKGGPRAYQVAPGAGRKVSFSIREIAGHTYVVPSDAAALVGRGLVDRRLFDVTQLLNWKYDDAHRADIPIMTQGGAAPKAARAGRAMDAAGLSAARVPKAQAASVWKDLKPAAGARSLTAGVTKLWLDGKLSFSLDKSVPQIGAPEAWAKGLTGKGVTVAVLDSGFDPDHPDLKGVISQSANFSDEPNTDDLVGHGTHVASIVAGSGQASGGKYKGVAPDAKIAFGKVGGEYGIDESDLIAGMEWAATEVKARAVNVSIGGPDGRDLDPVEQAVNTLSEETGTLFVIAAGNDGPRSIGSPGSADAALTVGAVDKNDALADFSSQGPRVGDGAVKPDITAPGVDITAANAGGAPANPYAAHSGTSMATPHVVGAAAILAQRHPDWNGARLKAALISSAKPREGLNPYQQGAGRVDVARAVTQTVVADTPNLWTFVRWPGGGPAVTKELTYANTSDAPVDLALAEDGPYTLSAGHLAVPAGGKASVTLTLDSGLKPGTYPGTVTATAGDVTVRSLAGAYVEPESYDVTVTATGRDGRPLDDAWVTLYDLKSGGFEDVRFSNGAGKIRLQRGEWNLTADLLEGDDYTFTHRAVTVGTRDLTVALDARQGKQVRFSLDDPAAKGDGIYQIGLRRKEGDNSYENVFTASGNPSLRVFALPSRQAGLEYLARTALTSGGAEPSRYDLVDYRAGQIPADPGGRFKKAQLARIDTTLRAQNVNAAAEFDRSVGMPNAEFAVLGATSAPVTVPSTLHSYVTPGHDLDWFAGFAHTVDGYYTSLDFSGRTVRRGHTSEVWNAAVTGPSAQTALRFQDELVYIADGLFSDVAPRSGWDGNITGKASLTGDGKVLQEIGLEDCDFPGQCALQATVPAGAASYTVNVSARRDVPYSTLATALDASWTFRSAHTDEYATLSLPAVRYAPAGLDASNRAAPGSVTRIPVTVDGGTLTTLTVEASFDDGKTWRALQLRRDGKGWSTSVTNPSSPGFVSLRATGEGPDGVQVKQTITRAYAVQR from the coding sequence ATGAAGCGAAAAGCCGCAACAATCGCCCTCGCGGCGACGACCGTACTGGGCGTGATGGCGGTGCCCTCGGCCGCCGCCACGGCCGCGGCCGCGGCACGACCCGGGCCCGCGCGAGGGCTCGGCAGCGTCACGCTCATCACGGGCGACCGGGTGACCGTGTCGGGCGCGAAGGGAGGCCCCCGGGCCTACCAGGTCGCGCCCGGCGCGGGACGGAAGGTCTCGTTCTCGATCCGTGAGATCGCCGGGCACACCTACGTGGTCCCCTCGGACGCGGCGGCGCTCGTGGGCAGGGGGCTGGTGGACCGCCGCCTGTTCGACGTGACACAGCTTCTGAACTGGAAGTACGACGACGCGCACCGCGCCGACATCCCGATCATGACCCAGGGCGGCGCCGCACCTAAGGCCGCCAGGGCCGGCCGCGCCATGGACGCCGCCGGACTGTCGGCGGCCCGGGTGCCCAAGGCGCAGGCCGCCTCCGTGTGGAAGGACCTGAAGCCGGCCGCGGGGGCCAGGTCCCTCACCGCGGGCGTCACCAAGCTGTGGCTGGACGGCAAGCTGTCCTTCTCGCTCGACAAGAGCGTTCCGCAGATCGGCGCGCCGGAGGCGTGGGCGAAGGGCCTGACCGGCAAGGGCGTGACGGTCGCCGTCCTGGACTCCGGGTTCGACCCCGACCACCCCGACCTCAAGGGGGTGATCAGCCAGTCGGCCAACTTCTCCGACGAGCCGAACACCGACGACCTGGTCGGCCATGGCACGCACGTGGCCTCCATCGTCGCCGGGTCGGGTCAGGCGTCGGGCGGCAAGTACAAGGGCGTCGCCCCGGACGCCAAGATCGCCTTCGGCAAGGTGGGCGGCGAGTACGGCATCGACGAGTCCGACCTGATCGCCGGCATGGAGTGGGCCGCCACCGAGGTCAAGGCGCGGGCGGTCAACGTCAGCATCGGCGGGCCGGACGGCCGCGACCTCGACCCGGTCGAGCAGGCCGTGAACACCCTCAGCGAGGAGACCGGCACGCTGTTCGTCATCGCGGCGGGCAACGACGGCCCGCGGTCGATCGGCAGCCCGGGCAGCGCCGACGCCGCGCTGACGGTCGGCGCGGTCGACAAGAACGACGCGCTGGCGGACTTCTCCAGCCAGGGACCGCGCGTCGGTGACGGCGCCGTCAAGCCGGACATCACCGCGCCCGGCGTGGACATCACCGCGGCCAACGCCGGGGGCGCCCCGGCCAACCCGTACGCCGCCCACAGCGGCACCTCGATGGCCACCCCGCACGTGGTCGGCGCCGCGGCGATCCTGGCCCAGCGGCACCCGGACTGGAACGGGGCCCGGCTGAAGGCCGCGCTGATCTCCAGCGCGAAGCCGCGCGAGGGCCTGAACCCCTACCAGCAGGGCGCCGGGCGCGTCGACGTGGCGCGCGCCGTCACCCAGACCGTCGTGGCCGACACGCCGAACCTCTGGACGTTCGTGCGCTGGCCCGGCGGCGGACCGGCCGTCACCAAGGAACTGACCTACGCCAACACCTCCGACGCGCCGGTGGACCTGGCGCTGGCCGAGGACGGCCCGTACACGCTCTCGGCCGGCCACCTCGCCGTCCCGGCGGGCGGTAAGGCGTCGGTGACGCTCACGCTCGACTCCGGCCTCAAGCCGGGCACCTACCCCGGGACGGTCACCGCGACCGCGGGCGACGTCACCGTGCGCAGCCTCGCGGGCGCCTACGTCGAGCCCGAGTCCTACGACGTCACGGTGACGGCGACCGGCAGGGACGGCCGGCCCCTGGACGACGCGTGGGTGACGCTGTACGACCTGAAGTCCGGTGGATTCGAGGACGTGCGGTTCTCGAACGGCGCCGGGAAGATCCGCCTGCAGCGCGGCGAGTGGAACCTCACCGCCGACCTGCTCGAGGGTGACGACTACACCTTCACCCACCGCGCGGTCACCGTCGGCACGCGCGACCTGACCGTGGCGCTCGACGCCCGCCAGGGCAAGCAGGTCCGCTTCTCCCTGGACGACCCCGCCGCCAAGGGCGACGGCATCTACCAGATCGGCCTGCGCAGAAAGGAGGGCGACAACTCCTACGAGAACGTGTTCACCGCGTCCGGAAACCCGTCGCTCCGCGTGTTCGCCCTGCCCTCCCGGCAGGCCGGGCTGGAGTACCTGGCGCGCACGGCGCTGACGAGCGGCGGCGCGGAGCCGAGCCGGTACGACCTGGTCGACTACCGGGCCGGCCAGATTCCCGCCGACCCCGGCGGCCGGTTCAAGAAGGCCCAGCTCGCCAGGATCGACACGACCCTGCGGGCGCAGAACGTGAACGCCGCCGCCGAGTTCGACCGGTCCGTCGGCATGCCGAACGCGGAGTTCGCCGTCCTCGGCGCAACCTCCGCCCCGGTCACGGTCCCGAGCACGTTGCACAGCTACGTGACGCCGGGTCATGACCTGGACTGGTTCGCCGGGTTCGCGCACACGGTCGACGGCTACTACACCTCGCTCGACTTCAGCGGTCGCACCGTGCGGCGCGGGCACACCTCCGAGGTGTGGAACGCGGCGGTGACCGGCCCGTCCGCGCAGACCGCGCTGCGGTTCCAGGACGAGCTGGTCTACATCGCGGACGGCCTGTTCAGCGACGTCGCGCCCCGGTCCGGCTGGGACGGCAACATCACGGGCAAGGCGTCCCTGACCGGGGACGGCAAGGTCCTGCAGGAGATCGGGCTGGAGGACTGCGACTTCCCCGGCCAGTGCGCCCTGCAGGCGACGGTCCCCGCCGGCGCGGCGAGCTACACGGTGAACGTGTCGGCCCGCCGTGACGTGCCCTACTCCACGCTCGCGACCGCGCTCGACGCCTCCTGGACGTTCCGCTCGGCGCACACCGACGAGTACGCGACGCTGTCGCTGCCGGCGGTGCGGTACGCCCCCGCGGGGCTGGACGCCTCCAACCGGGCCGCGCCCGGCTCGGTGACCAGGATCCCGGTGACCGTCGACGGCGGCACTCTGACCACGCTCACGGTCGAGGCGTCGTTCGACGACGGCAAGACCTGGCGGGCGCTGCAGCTGCGGCGGGACGGCAAGGGATGGTCCACCTCGGTGACCAACCCCTCCTCCCCCGGCTTCGTGTCCCTGCGCGCCACGGGCGAGGGCCCGGACGGGGTTCAGGTGAAGCAGACGATCACGCGGGCGTACGCCGTCCAGCGCTGA
- the atzD gene encoding cyanuric acid amidohydrolase — translation MPDPIEVRKVAIESVTDASGLERLIDDGVIEADRVLAVIGKTEGNGGVNDYTRILADRAFRDVLTARGTRSPEEVAQVPLVWSGGTDGVLSPHATIFATLDPARVTPSEEPRVSVGVAMSDVILPEDIGRPAMVEKVAAGVREAMKIAGIEDPADVHYVQTKTPLLTLATIGDARTRGQDVVIEDTGPSMDISNSTTALGIAVALGEIQTPRAEQIHRDLSLYSSVASCSSGVELDRAQIVVVGNVRGIGGRYRVGHGVMRDALDADGIWDAIRDSGIGLPERPHPGDLGGRLVNVFLKCEADPGGRVRGRRNIMLDDSDVHWHRQIKAAVGGVAASVTGDPAVFVSVAAVHQGPSGGGPVAAIADLG, via the coding sequence ATGCCCGATCCGATCGAGGTGCGCAAGGTCGCCATCGAGAGCGTCACCGACGCCTCCGGGCTGGAAAGGCTCATCGACGACGGCGTGATCGAGGCCGACCGCGTGCTCGCCGTGATCGGCAAGACCGAGGGCAACGGCGGCGTCAACGACTACACCCGCATCCTCGCCGACCGGGCCTTCCGCGACGTGCTGACCGCCAGGGGGACGCGCTCGCCCGAGGAGGTGGCACAGGTGCCGCTGGTGTGGTCGGGCGGCACCGACGGCGTCCTCAGCCCGCACGCCACGATCTTCGCCACCCTCGACCCCGCCCGCGTGACGCCCTCGGAGGAGCCACGCGTCTCGGTCGGGGTCGCGATGAGCGACGTGATCCTGCCCGAGGACATCGGACGTCCCGCGATGGTGGAGAAGGTCGCCGCCGGCGTGCGCGAGGCCATGAAGATCGCCGGGATCGAGGACCCGGCCGACGTCCACTACGTCCAGACCAAGACGCCGCTGCTCACCCTCGCCACGATCGGCGACGCCAGGACGCGCGGGCAGGACGTCGTCATCGAGGACACCGGGCCGTCGATGGACATCTCCAACTCCACCACCGCGCTCGGGATCGCGGTCGCGCTCGGCGAGATCCAGACGCCGCGGGCCGAGCAGATCCACCGTGACCTGTCCCTGTACTCCAGCGTCGCCTCCTGCTCCTCCGGCGTCGAGCTGGACCGGGCGCAGATCGTCGTGGTCGGCAACGTCCGCGGCATCGGCGGCCGGTACCGCGTCGGGCACGGCGTCATGAGGGACGCCCTGGACGCCGACGGCATCTGGGACGCCATCCGCGACAGCGGCATCGGCCTGCCCGAGCGGCCGCATCCGGGCGATCTCGGCGGCAGGCTCGTCAACGTGTTCCTCAAGTGCGAGGCCGACCCCGGCGGGCGCGTGCGCGGGCGCAGGAACATCATGCTCGACGACTCCGACGTGCACTGGCACCGCCAGATCAAGGCCGCGGTCGGCGGCGTGGCGGCGAGCGTCACCGGGGACCCGGCGGTGTTCGTCTCGGTGGCCGCCGTCCACCAGGGCCCCTCCGGCGGCGGCCCGGTGGCCGCCATCGCCGACCTCGGCTGA